One region of Triticum aestivum cultivar Chinese Spring chromosome 6B, IWGSC CS RefSeq v2.1, whole genome shotgun sequence genomic DNA includes:
- the LOC123137669 gene encoding mechanosensitive ion channel protein 6 yields MDQVQRKSSLRSYGSAKSLSGSDEQPGLGDRREVVLKIDGNGNGPAPFSVPVGGAAGNAGSNSDAKPAPSRTLLTAASSPSKGWDDGSYDFWKNEGGGKGGGPAPRVEDFSFKNRPAQPPTSPQASSPSFSPKQASAPVEVAEDPPTRLIGNFLRKQKAAGAELSLDLDLEMDDIGRSSHPSLSNSRERETPRVSFKNRQSSSSSSSDSDTGGGRRRAGDDGIRNTSTSTPAGKGPLMRAKTRSRLMDPPPQSPMAPPAVDEERKSSARPPKSGQFPSGRMTGKSGQSPSGRKSGAIGKSGPMEEEEDDPFIDDDIPDDFKRGKLDALTILQWVGLVLIIGALVCSLTIKPLSRKKVWELHLWKWELLVFVLICGRLVSGWVIRIVVFFVERNFVLRKRVLYFVYGVRGAVQNALWLGLVLASWHFLFDENVQTNTAVLPYVTKVLFCFLVATLIRLVKTLLLKVLASSFHVSTYFDRIQEALFNQYVIETLSGPPLVDEDYVLAEVRELQRAGATIPKELRAALPAKNLSGQKSIRISGLISKGDQSSRQLSKEKKQREIDEGITIDKLHRLNQKNVSAWNMKRLMKIVRFGTLTTMDEQIQQATGEGDESATQIRSEYEAQLAAKKIFHNVAKPGSKYIYLADLMRFMRQEEAIKAMHLFEGAQEHCRVSKRSLKNWVVNAFRERKALALTLNDTKTAVNKLNQMCNVVVGLIVSALWLLILGIATTHFFVFISSQLLVAVFVFGNTMKTIFEAIIFLFVMHPFDVGDRCEIEEVQVVVEEMNIMTTVFLRYDNLKIYYPNSVLATKPIFNFYRSPDMGEGIDFSIHVATPVEKLALMKERILRYIDGKKEHWYPGAMVVLRDVDDTNKLKVSIWLRHTLNFQDMGMRFVRRELVLQEMIRVLKDLDIEYRMLPLDVNVRNVPPLQSTRMPTTWNYA; encoded by the exons ATGGACCAGGTGCAGCGGAAGAGCAGCCTGAGGTCCTACGGCTCGGCCAAGTCGCTGTCGGGGTCGGACGAGCAGCCCGGCCTCGGCGACCGGCGGGAGGTCGTGCTCAAGATCGACGGCAACGGGAACGGCCCCGCGCCCTTCTCCGTTCCCGTCGGCGGGGCGGCGGGGAATGCCGGTTCCAACTCCGACGCCAAGCCGGCGCCGAGCAGGACGTTGCTCACCGCCGCCAGCTCGCCGTCCAAGGGCTGGGACGACGGGAGCTACGACTTCTGGAAGAACGAGGGCGGCGGGAAAGGGGGAGGCCCCGCGCCCCGCGTCGAGGACTTCAGCTTCAAGAACCGGCCGGCGCAGCCGCCCACGTCACCGCAGGCATCGTCCCCTTCCTTCTCGCCGAAGCAGGCGAGCGCCCCGGTGGAGGTCGCCGAGGACCCGCCCACGCGCCTCATCGGGAACTTCCTCCGGAAGCAGAAGGCGGCCGGGGCCGAGCTGTCGCTCGACCTCGACCTGGAGATGGACGACATCGGGAGGTCGTCACACCCGTCCTTGTCCAACTCCCGAGAACGGGAGACGCCGCGTGTCTCCTTCAAGAACCGCCAGTCGTCCTCGTCGTCTTCATCCGACTCCGATACCGGCGGCGGCCGTAGGCGCGCCGGCGATGACGGAATACGCAACACCTCCACTTCCACTCCAGCGGGGAAGGGCCCGCTAATGCGAGCCAAGACGCGCTCCCGGCTCATGGACCCGCCACCGCAGTCACCCATGGCGCCCCCTGCCGTCGACGAGGAGCGCAAGTCCTCTGCCCGACCTCCTAAGTCCGGCCAGTTTCCTTCGGGACGTATGACCGGAAAATCCGGCCAGTCTCCTTCAGGGCGCAAGTCGGGGGCCATCGGCAAGTCGGgccccatggaggaggaggaggacgatccGTTCATAGACGACGACATCCCTGACGACTTCAAGCGTGGGAAGCTGGACGCCCTCACCATACTGCAGTGGGTCGGCCTGGTGCTCATCATCGGGGCATTGGTGTGCAGCCTCACGATAAAGCCCTTGTCCCGGAAGAAGGTCTGGGAGCTGCACCTCTGGAAGTGGGAGCTCCTCGTGTTCGTGCTCATCTGCGGCCGCCTCGTCTCCGGCTGGGTCATCCGGATCGTGGTGTTCTTCGTGGAACGCAACTTCGTGCTGCGGAAGCGCGTGCTCTACTTCGTGTACGGCGTGCGCGGCGCCGTGCAGAACGCGCTCTGGCTCGGCCTGGTTCTCGCGTCATGGCACTTCTTGTTCGACGAGAACGTCCAGACAAACACGGCGGTGCTGCCCTACGTGACAAAGGTGCTGTTCTGCTTCCTCGTCGCCACGCTCATCCGCCTCGTGAAGACGCTGCTGCTCAAGGTGCTGGCCTCGTCCTTCCATGTCTCCACATACTTTGATCGGATCCAAGAGGCATTGTTCAACCAGTATGTCATCGAGACACTCTCTGGGCCGCCGCTAGTTGACGAAGACTACGTGCTTGCTGAGGTGCGTGAGCTGCAACGGGCAGGCGCAACCATCCCGAAAGAGCTGCGTGCCGCCTTGCCAGCCAAGAACCTTTCGGGCCAAAAAAGCATCCGGATCTCGGGTTTAATCTCCAAGGGAGACCAATCAAGCAGGCAGCTGTCAAAGGAGAAGAAACAGCGTGAGATTGATGAAGGGATCACCATTGACAAGCTCCATAGGCTCAATCAGAAAAACGTCTCGGCATGGAACATGAAGAGGCTGATGAAGATTGTTCGTTTTGGGACGCTCACCACAATGGATGAGCAGATTCAGCAGGCAACGGGAGAGGGGGATGAGTCAGCGACACAGATTCGCAGTGAATATGAGGCGCAGCTGGCCGCCAAGAAGATCTTTCATAATGTGGCAAAGCCTGGATCCAA GTACATATACTTGGCAGACTTGATGCGCTTCATGAGGCAGGAGGAAGCCATCAAAGCTATGCATCTTTTTGAAGGAGCACAGGAGCACTGCAGGGTCAGCAAGAGGTCTCTGAAGAACTGGGTG GTGAATGCATTTAGAGAGCGCAAAGCTCTTGCCCTAACACTTAATGACACAAAAACTGCAGTTAACAAGCTCAACCAGATGTGCAATGTTGTTGTTGGCCTCATAGTGTCTGCTCTCTGGCTTCTTATTCTGGGCATAGCCACAACACATTTCTTTGTCTTCATCAGTTCACAGCTTCTTGTGGCAGTTTTTGTGTTCGGGAATACTATGAAGACAATTTTTGAGGCAATAATTTTCTTATTCGTGATGCATCCTTTCGATGTCGGTGACCGCTGTGAGATTGAAGAAGTTCAG GTTGTTGTGGAGGAAATGAATATCATGACAACAGTCTTCCTACGTTATGATAACCTGAAGATCTATTATCCGAACAGTGTGCTGGCCACCAAGCCGATTTTTAATTTCTACAGAAGTCCTGATATGGGAGAAGGAATTGACTTCTCTATCCATGTTGCCACGCCGGTGGAAAAACTGGCTCTCATGAAGGAAAGAATACTACG TTACATTGACGGTAAGAAGGAGCATTGGTACCCCGGTGCGATGGTTGTCCTCCGAGATGTGGATGACACCAACAAGCTAAAGGTATCCATATGGCTCCGGCACACACTCAACTTCCAGGACATGGGGATGAGGTTCGTGAGGAGGGAACTCGTGCTCCAGGAGATGATCAGAGTGCTCAAGGACCTCGACATCGAGTATCGGATGTTGCCGCTGGACGTGAACGTGCGGAACGTGCCCCCTCTTCAGTCCACAAGGATGCCGACGACATGGAACTATGCCTGA